A region from the Lolium perenne isolate Kyuss_39 chromosome 4, Kyuss_2.0, whole genome shotgun sequence genome encodes:
- the LOC127292484 gene encoding uncharacterized protein — protein MGRAAPGRRGRRDPRSTAGVGARPQGLGFLQASTGNLGGITDDVDCDAGEGFAYLVAAAGIGAGESIRESLDMLKANFHEAESPDVKPVWQDTPSQTVDGAEEVTQKHNAQAQLDKYAEEHGTIIAQHQQKFRRYSRRKASKVGNVQAAAAAHPDDLPDEPCAAKRKAPWNSPQESPAAVTQRVSPAGATPRRSLRVAATSYATTTSHHSPSPGEMRLVKWRHTLDETYVPDADSDVAVEDAGAASQHVDDKLITNKRQRVAAVPSASGGKNPGNKKKARALERQHGQKNKAEAADAPTDRFQQTVRCSLGEVREAVKLLQECHRVKVREAGFGCVFDWVLEGNVSRVLMCHLMTKIDTSTMKIQCGSGKILDVNREAVHHVFGFPIGGDTAPRPSDSGHGASLAKLKEELGFERTGSIETKDLRSLLAKLVKDGTKIDLAVKVFFSILYNKLICPGSTVRLGREAAMLVDMNYKKMATMDFCQLVVDDLKRAAEKYQNSDVYQAGLEGCGVILVVMYLDSCYSVNHSVMHRRTPRASFLHQKPLRDIYNLDQIRSGGSDLSAYIFGKLAWKGRNDIVYSYRLPVEELWTGCSVPSSARSSEHVDSDREPLTRSQPEFLVTQAPILDSGSTPPSTLKSGGSRPISVMNKIVQLLQKVEDLSRSAPSIDDRLSRISGLFPPGHGPSTEAVKQVADHEASVLDSFTTAVSYLRKGFVDLGMKQDAICREYEREAVSIERQMKKQHADKAKAVVVTGDDDDDDFVPRAACKFTSKDVSKDVPVSLPSVSYVTRSGLVRGGIHRDKSTPGRNDSPSSKKSRKMKSKMIT, from the exons ATGGGCAGGGCTGCGCCCGGAAGGAGGGGCCGCCGGGATCCCCGTTCTACAGCCGGTGTCGGGGCTCGACCTCAAGGCCTTGGCTTCCTCCAAGCAAGCACAG GAAATCTGGGCGGCATCACTGATGATGTGGATTGTGACGCGGGCGAAGGATTTGCTTATCTCGTAGCTGCTGCTGGGATTGGAG CTGGTGAGAGCATCAGAGAGTCGCTAGATATGTTGAAGGCGAATTTTCATGAAGCCGAATCTCCTGATGTGAAGCCTGTGTGGCAGGACACGCCATCGCAGACAGTTGATGGTGCTGAGGAGGTTACGCAGAAACACAACGCACAAGCGCAGCTGGATAAGTATGCGGAGGAACATGGCACCATCATTGCTCAACACCAGCAGAAGTTTCGTAGGTACAGCAGGAGGAAAGCATCGAAGGTGGGGAATGTACAGGCTGCTGCTGCAGCTCACCCAGATGATCTTCCTGATGAACCATGTGCGGCCAAAAGGAAGGCTCCATGGAACTCACCACAGGAGTCACCTGCCGCTGTGACACAACGTGTTTCACCTGCTGGTGCGACACCTCGACGTAGCCTCCGTGTTGCCGCGACCAGCTATGCTACCACGACTTCTCACCATTCTCCATCTCCTGGGGAAATGAGGCTTGTTAAGTGGCGCCATACGTTGGACGAAACGTATGTTCCCGACGCTGATTCAGATGTTGCGGTGGAGGATGCTGGTGCAGCTAGTCAGCATGTTGATGACAAG CTCATCACCAATAAAAGGCAGAGAGTTGCTGCAGTTCCTAGTGCTTCAGGTGGGAAGAATCCTGGCAACAAGAAGAAAGCAAGAGCGTTGGAGAGGCAACATGGTCAGAAGAACAAGGCTGAAGCAGCGGATGCCCCCACAGATCGCTTCCAGCAAACTGTTCGCTGTTCTCTTGGAGAAGTTCGTGAGGCGGTCAAGCTGCTGCAGGAATGTCACAGAGTGAAGGTCCGAGAAGCTGGATTCGGATGTGTGTTTGATTGGGTTCTGGAGGGTAATGTATCCCGTGTCCTCATGTGCCATCTCATGACGAAGATTGATACTTCTACGATGAAGATCCAATGCGGGTCTGGTAAGATTCTGGATGTTAACAGAGAGGCAGTTCACCACGTTTTTGGATTCCCCATAGGAGGTGATACAGCTCCAAGGCCCTCGGACAGCGGCCATGGTGCTTCATTGGCGAAGCTGAAGGAAGAACTTGGGTTTGAGAGGACTGGCAGTATTGAGACCAAAGATCTTCGCAGCCTGCTAGCTAAATTAGTTAAGGACGGGACAAAAATTGATTTAGCAGTGAAGGTTTTCTTTTCAATACTGTATAACAAACTTATCTGTCCTGGGTCGACAGTTCGTCTCGGAAGGGAGGCTGCAATGCTTGTTGATatgaactacaagaagatggctacaATGGACTTCTGTCAGCTAGTTGTTGATGATTTGAAGCGAGCTGCTGAGAAGTATCAGAATTCAGATGTCTACCAGGCTGGTCTTGAAGGATGTGGCGTTATTCTTGTAGTGATGTATCTGGACAGCTGCTACTCAGTAAATCATTCTGTCATGCATCGCCGGACTCCTCGCGCAAGTTTTTTGCACCAGAAACCTTTGAGAGACATTTACAACCTAGACCAGATCAGGAGTGGTGGAAGTGATCTGTCTGCATACATTTTTGGAAAGTTGGCG tggAAGGGTCGTAACGACATCGTGTACTCTTACCGGCTGCCTGTTGAAGAACTTTGGACTGGATGCAGTGTTCCAAGCTCAGCCCGTTCTTCTGAACATGTTGATTCTGATCGTGAACCTCTCACGAGGTCTCAGCCTGAATTCTTGGTCACCCAGGCACCAATTTTGGATTCTGGTTCTACACCTCCATCAACTTTGAAGAGCGGAGGGTCCAGGCCTATTTCAGTCATGAACAAGATTGTACAGCTTCTGCAGAAAGTTGAGGACCTTTCGCGGTCTGCCCCGAGCATTGATGATCGTCTGAGCCGGATATCTGGTCTTTTTCCTCCTGGGCATGGGCCTAGCACTGAAGCTGTAAAGCAAGTGGCAGATCATGAAGCCAGTGTTCTTGATAGCTTCACAACTGCTGTATCGTATTTGCGCAAAGGTTTTGTGGACCTAGGCATGAAACAAGATGCGATATGCAGGGAGTATGAAAGAGAAGCTGTGAGCATAGAAAGGCAGATGAAGAAGCAACACGCTGACAAGGCAAAGGCTGTTGTTGTTACTggggatgatgacgatgatgattttgTGCCCCGGGCAGCATGCAAGTTTACCAGCAAGGATGTTTCGAAGGATGTCCCGGTCTCCCTCCCATCCGTCAGCTATGTTACCAGATCCGGGCTGGTTCGAGGTGGAATCCACAGAGATAAATCAACCCCTGGCCGCAATGACTCCCCAAGTTCCAAGAAATCTAGGAAGATGAAGAGCAAG ATGATTACTTAG